TGCGTGTTTTTACAGTTATTGGCCCCTCTCATTCCGGAAAGACCGAGCTGGCAAAAGCCTTAGCAACACTTCAGGAGCCAGAGCAGAAGCCACAGCAGGCTACAGGTGTTGCTGAGTTGAGAGCGTTTCAATTCATGGATGAATCCTGGGGCGTGATTGATATTGCTGGTGGGGTTGAGAATTTGGTGACTGCGGGGCCAGCGTTGGCTGCCAGTGATGCGGCGGTTGTTTGCGTATCGGCGGACCCAGCCGCCGGGGTTTTGGCTGCGCCTTATCTCAGGATGGTCGAAGAGGCGGGCATTCCCGCCTTTCTTTTTATCAACCGTATGGATCAGGCCGCGGGGAGGGTGGCCGATATCGTCGCCGCGCTGCAAACCTATTGTCGGCACAACATCGTCCTGCGTCAGATACCGATGCGTGCAGGGGGGGAGGTGATCGGGGCGGTGGATCTGATCTCAGAACGGGCGTGGAAATATCAAGAGGGGCAGCCCTCAGCCCTGGTGGCTTTCCCGGATAGCATCCATGCGCGTGAACGTCAGGCACGGGGAGAAATGCTGGAAGCGCTGGCCGACTATGATGACGATCTGCTGGAGCAATTGATCGAAGACCGTAAGCCGTTGACTGAAGCGGTCTACGACGTGGCCACCCGTGTCTTGCAGCATAACGATCTGATTCCGGCGCTCTTAGGGTCTGCGCTTCATCGCAACGGGATCCTTCGTCTGATGAAATCTCTGCGCCATGAGGCCCCCGCGGTTGAGGTCGCGGCGCAGCGGTTGGCAGCGGATGAGCAGCCACTGGCAGTGGGCTGTATTGGAGATCTTGTGAAACATCTCGGCAAGACGGTCGTCGTCCGCGCGTTAAGCCAACCAGTGGGAGCCGGGGCGCAGGTTGGTGGCGGTAACCTTGGGGCGATGACACAGTTGAGGGGGCAGAGCGCGGTTGAGAAAATCGGCGCAGGTGCGCCCGCAACCGGGCGCGCTGCCGGCAATGGACGCAATTCATCCCAAGCCTGTTCGGGTGACCTGGCGCCGGGCGATATTGCGCAGGTGGTGAAATCGGATCATCTAAGCCTCGGGTACGCCTATCTGGAAAACCGTGCCGCGCAATTGCCGCAGTGGGCCCAGCCGCGCCCGTCGAGTTACCAGCGGATTGTCACGCCCGTGCATGATCGTGATGATGTCCGGCTGACTACGGCGTTGGAGCGGATTGCTGAGATTGATACAGGGATGCAGATCGAACAGGATGAGATCAGCGGGCACGCGCTGCTGCACCTACAGGGGCCGCTGCATCTGCGCCGCATCCTGACGCTGCTGAATGAGTCATTCGGTATCGACGTAGGAGATGAACCCGT
The nucleotide sequence above comes from Phaeobacter inhibens DSM 16374. Encoded proteins:
- a CDS encoding elongation factor G gives rise to the protein MRVFTVIGPSHSGKTELAKALATLQEPEQKPQQATGVAELRAFQFMDESWGVIDIAGGVENLVTAGPALAASDAAVVCVSADPAAGVLAAPYLRMVEEAGIPAFLFINRMDQAAGRVADIVAALQTYCRHNIVLRQIPMRAGGEVIGAVDLISERAWKYQEGQPSALVAFPDSIHARERQARGEMLEALADYDDDLLEQLIEDRKPLTEAVYDVATRVLQHNDLIPALLGSALHRNGILRLMKSLRHEAPAVEVAAQRLAADEQPLAVGCIGDLVKHLGKTVVVRALSQPVGAGAQVGGGNLGAMTQLRGQSAVEKIGAGAPATGRAAGNGRNSSQACSGDLAPGDIAQVVKSDHLSLGYAYLENRAAQLPQWAQPRPSSYQRIVTPVHDRDDVRLTTALERIAEIDTGMQIEQDEISGHALLHLQGPLHLRRILTLLNESFGIDVGDEPVPPALRETITRPVTIHHRHRKQSGGAGQFADVVLSIAPATRGSGFHFTDEVKGGAVPRGYIPSVEAGAREALKTGANGHPVVDVQVTLMDGKHHSVDSSDYAFRTAGKSAVREALAEAGSVVLQPIMRVEIHVPSVFTGGLVPVVSGMQGQILGFAAHPEAAGWDVFETLLPVAVQDQLCSSLASATRGTAWFSSGFDHYEEARRTSSAAGGGR